The Bacteroides ovatus genomic interval CGAAGCTATCGCATTAGGAGACAAACCTCCTTACACCACGGAAGAGGAGCGGAATGCCAAGATTGCGGAAGCCCGTTTTCTTAGAGCTGTCTATTATTTCAATGCAGTGGAACAATTCGGAGCAGTGACGATGCTCACAGAACCGATAACAGCGGAAACACTGACTTACTCACCCACCCGTACCGATCCGATGACTATCTACCAGGAAGTAATCCTGCCCGATTTAAGATTCGCATCCGAATGGTTGCCAACAGGTACGCATGCAACTACTACCACCCCGACAAAGAAAGCCGCTCTCGGTTTTCTGGCTAAAGCCTGCTTGCAGACGTACGAATATGGAAGCACCGAATATTTGCAGGAAGCTCTGGATACAGCCAAGAAATTGATTACCGATTGCGAAACTGGCGGTGGAAAATACAATACGTATATGTATCCATCGTATAGCGAAGTGTTTAAAGAGAGCAATAACTGGGAAAACAAGGAAGCTCTCTGGAAACATCGCTGGTATGCAGGAGCAGACGGTCACGGATCAAGCAACGGAAACTACAAGCTAAATCGCAACGATGAGTATTTCTTATGCAATATCAATAAGTTCGGTGCTCGTGAAGATAATCAGGAAACACGCCTTACTTGGGAAGGCTCAATTACCGGTATCTTTATGCCCACACAGCATTTATTGAGTTTGTATGTACAGAAAGACGGAACATTGGACCCCAGATTTCATGAATCGTTCACTACTGAATGGAACGCGAACAAGAATTACACGTGGGATGAGAGTGCCGTACACATGTATGACAAAGAAGAAACCGTCATTGGCAAAGCTCTGAATAAAGGTGACTTAGCCATTAAGTTTATCATGCCACAAGACATTGATTATGCTACAGAAAAGCAAAAAGAACATATTTCTGATTACTTGCTGATTGATTATCACCATGTATATAGTAATGACAATAATAACGTGAACATGAATTATGCTTATACAAACGTCACAGGCAATTACAAGGATGACGGCACAAACGAGAACCAGTTCCGCTACTATTATCCGTCACTGAATAAGCATAACAGCAGTAATTATTATGTAGCCAATGCTTCCAAACAGAGAAATGGTAATCTGAATGCGACATTTATCATGCGTATGGCAGAAGTTTATTTGATTGCGACAGAAGCTGATATTTACCTGAATGGTGGTGCAAATGCAGCCGGTTATATCAACAAGGTTCGTGAACGTGCCGGAGCAAATCGGCTTACAGGAAGTATTACGGTCCGAGATATCTTAGACGAAAGAGGCCGTGAACTTTGCGGAGAATATTGCCGCTTCTACGACTTGAAACGGACAGGAATGTTTAAGAACTCGGAGTATCTGGAAAATACTCATCCGGACTTAGCACAATTCTTTCACCCGAATTATGCATTACGTCCCATTTCAACTACATTTACTGCAACAATCACCAATGGCAGCGAGTATCAAAATCCGGGATATTAAGTAGAATTTTCAATATGTACAGGTGCTATGGAATCAATCTTGGCACCTGTACATTATTATAATAAGCAATGAAATATTTCATATAATGATATTAGGTATTTCTATTATTTATCTCATTCAACCAAGCCATTTTATGTTCTTTTCCGTCCGGACAGAACCATTTATAAATATATTCTTTAGCCAACCATTTACTGAAAGTGCCTACATCTTTATCATGTAAGGGTTTTATTGTGATCTTATCATTCTTAATATCCATACTTTTTTATTTATTCAAACATCCACTTTTGCAGCCTCCCAACCAATCATTGCACTCTTGCGAATCTCTCCCCAATGGTAATTTCCCAACTCACCGGAAGCACGAATGACCCGATGACACGGAATAAGGAAAGCTACGGGATTCTCACCGACAGCCGTTCCAACAGCCCGGCAAGCTCTCGGATTATTGATTCCTGCGGCTATATCTCCGTAAGTAGTCAAGCCACCGACAGGAATTTTGAGTAGGGTTTCCCAAACCTTTAGTTGAAAGTCAGTACCTTTCAGGTGCAATTTTATTTCTTTGAGTTTACTCCAGTCCTGCGTGAAGATGAATAAAGCGTTTTGCTGCACTTCATCCACAATCGAGGTAAACCTTGCATTAGGAAACTTCTTCCGTAAAGAGTTAAAAGCCGCGTCATGATCGTCTGCAAACTCCATACAACAAATACCTTTATCGGTAGACGCAATGAAGATTTCACCGAAAGGACTTTTGGCAAAACTGTAATTGATAGAAAGACTTTCACCTCCGTTTTTATATTCGCCCGGCGTCATCCCTTCTATATTTACAAACAAGTCATACAATCTGCCCGTACCGGAAAGCCCTGTTTCCTGTGCCGCATCGAATAAAGACGCATGAGTTTCATTCAAGATTCTCTTGGCATATTCAATACTAGTATATTGCAAGAACTTCTTAGGGCTAACTCCCGCCCACTCCGTAAACATACGTTGGAAATGCGCCGT includes:
- a CDS encoding RagB/SusD family nutrient uptake outer membrane protein; protein product: MKRIYIKFIFCSVLFSALSLHSCTLEEYNPGAFTKEALATSIDGYETLINQCYFAMERFYYGSADWMSLTEGDTDLWTYKANESTSYTQWFWFFAGTSPNTTYTNNWWNGTYDGVGACNEAIALGDKPPYTTEEERNAKIAEARFLRAVYYFNAVEQFGAVTMLTEPITAETLTYSPTRTDPMTIYQEVILPDLRFASEWLPTGTHATTTTPTKKAALGFLAKACLQTYEYGSTEYLQEALDTAKKLITDCETGGGKYNTYMYPSYSEVFKESNNWENKEALWKHRWYAGADGHGSSNGNYKLNRNDEYFLCNINKFGAREDNQETRLTWEGSITGIFMPTQHLLSLYVQKDGTLDPRFHESFTTEWNANKNYTWDESAVHMYDKEETVIGKALNKGDLAIKFIMPQDIDYATEKQKEHISDYLLIDYHHVYSNDNNNVNMNYAYTNVTGNYKDDGTNENQFRYYYPSLNKHNSSNYYVANASKQRNGNLNATFIMRMAEVYLIATEADIYLNGGANAAGYINKVRERAGANRLTGSITVRDILDERGRELCGEYCRFYDLKRTGMFKNSEYLENTHPDLAQFFHPNYALRPISTTFTATITNGSEYQNPGY
- a CDS encoding methylated-DNA--[protein]-cysteine S-methyltransferase; the encoded protein is MNEQKTLDYARIAQAIGYIRENFKRQPGLDEIAGEVALSTAHFQRMFTEWAGVSPKKFLQYTSIEYAKRILNETHASLFDAAQETGLSGTGRLYDLFVNIEGMTPGEYKNGGESLSINYSFAKSPFGEIFIASTDKGICCMEFADDHDAAFNSLRKKFPNARFTSIVDEVQQNALFIFTQDWSKLKEIKLHLKGTDFQLKVWETLLKIPVGGLTTYGDIAAGINNPRACRAVGTAVGENPVAFLIPCHRVIRASGELGNYHWGEIRKSAMIGWEAAKVDV